The genome window AGAATTGAGTCATGGCGCCGCTTCCAGCACCGACTTCAAGGATTTTCATGTGTGGATTCTTGTGAGCCTGAGCATCCAAATACCGAGCAAATTGCCGAATACGCGGGAGAGAGTGAACCTGCAGATCATGGTCATCTGGCTGTCATTCGAAATGTCATCGTGGCGCCCTGGCTTACCATTTCATAATAAGAGTCATCAAGTAGGTTTTCTTGGAATAGGAGAACCATGGGGTCGATTTCTCCTTTGACGAACTTGAAAAGATTCCTACAGACTGTGCTCACAAGTAGTCCTCGCTTGTTCGTGCTCTCAAGTTTTGCATGTATGTCGTTAACGAAGCTCTCGTCCTTCATGCGGTTCCTCCATGTTGCAGAGCTGAAGGGAGAGTAACCTAACTCAAGTGCTCTTTGCTGATCTACCATCCACTCCATGTACCTCTGCATATGGGGAGGGTGATCGATCTTGACGTCGGGGATCGACTTCAGCACTTTGTCAACATATGTTGTAACAAGGAAGTCCAATTCAGTAAAGTACTGGACTGGGTCTTCGCTGATTGACTCCCCACTTCCACAAAATGCTCGGATTTCCTCGTTCTCCAGCAAGTCGAGGTCAGGCTTCCATTCTATATGGTGACACAGGTTCTCCGTCTGCAGTTGATCGTCTTCTGAAACGCCCTCTGAGCTTTCCAGTGCTGTGACTCTAAGGTTTCTGATGGTCAGGAGTGCACGCGTCATCTCGCAATCAACTGCAGTCATTGAATACCGAGCATCCCCAGTAGCTGACCTGTGAGAACTCGCATGCACCTTGATACTATCTGCTGTCGGATGGCTCAACCCGCTGTTCGATATCCAAGCTTGGTCAATCCGTGTCGGAACAGCCACAGGCTTTTTCTGGCTTCCGTACGTCACGATACCGGCCATCATGTGGATAACGGCGTCCAATGTGGTAGGGTGAATTGTATGAGGCTGAGCAACTGCTGAGCTCGCGTCCTCCACCCACCTGTAGGTGCGGACATCCGAGACAAATTGGCCATTGGGCTTTCCATCGCACCGGAGAGCTGTGATTGCCTTGAAGTTTGGTCCATAATGGTAGCCACAGGCAAATATATCTTCGTAGAACTGGGATGCGTCGATGGGTTCCGAGCATTTATATGCTGCATTCTGATATGATTGCACAAGGCCCTTCTGCCACTCGTGTTCCACTCGGCCGTTGGTATTCAGTCCCATCTCGCCAGACTCGAATGCAGCTTGAATAGAGCCAGTGGAGTTCTCAATCCAGGTGTTGTTGTCGTACGAACATATCCGGAATTCGTACCAGCCGCTACTATCTGCCTTTCCTTCTCTGACGCGCTTCATGTGTAAATTTGTCTCGATGCCGTCCGCATGTGTAGGTATATGCAGTGCAGATGAAAACACGGCATCTTTGATATTGAAGCCCACGATGACTTTGTCTGGCTCAACAAGCTGCTTGATCGCCTCCACCGCCATGACCAACATGCCTGCCGCCGGGTAGAGAATTGTATTATTGATCTTGTGATCATGAACCCACGGCATCTCAGAGACTCGGATGATGTTCCTCCAGGTAGCTTCCATGGGGTTGCCATCTGGATCTGGGATACCGACAAGGTCCAGACGGCCGAATCTCCTGCATCTGTAGCCCTTGCTTTTTCGGCTCTCGCGCCAGTATGATGCAGAATGGTTGAACGGGTATTCGGGAAGGTTACTGAGCACATGTCTTTGGTTAGTTCCACTGTAGGCAGTTTTGTTGACCAGTGCCAGATTGATTGGGTATCCGTAGCAATGCAAGCGACCTGCGCAGTCCAGGGCAGTCTTCACAGCAGATTTATTTCGTACTAGAACTGAAAGATAAGGGATATCGGCTTGCTTGTTGATGCTCTTGAGTATATCTCTGCATGGGCCTTGCAATGCTGCGTGCGGGCCAATCTCCAAGAGATGATTGATAGCCATGTGATAGCGATGGCTTCGATCGATTTTCCTGGTCTGctttcttgaagaagaacagatgCGGCTCACAGCATCGGAGAACAACACTGGAGACACCATATTCCGTACCCAGTATGCAGGGTCCATCAGCTCAAGACTTGAGACCCAATCTCCAGTTACAGAAGACAACATGACCgggatcttcttcttctcacaGCTCGGCTTCTCCAACGTTCCCATTGCAGACTGATACTCGTCTGCGAGTTTCTGCATCTGGGATGAGTGATATGCGACGTTGACCATCAACTTCCGTGAGAAGACCTCGTCCTGCTGTAGTAGATCATGCAGGGTGTCAATTTGCTCTGCTTCGCCTGACACTGTCACGCTTTTAGGACTGTTGATACAGGCGACGACTAGTGTCGAATCTTGGATCCTATTGATATATTCTTCGGTGTCCTTCTTGGATAGTCCTACCGCAAGCATGGAACCTTTCATTGAACTAAGCTTTTCAAGCTTTGCCGCCAAGAAACCTCTGTAATATGAAGCTTTCAACGCAGACCGTTTTGAAAGACCTCCGGCGCAGTATCTGCGTCATCTATTGTCAGTCACATTGAAATAATGAATATATTGGGAGGCAAAAGTACGCAGCAGCAATTTCTCCTGAGGAGTGTCCGACAACTGCCGACGGGACAACTCCCCAGCTGTCAAGCAGATCAACGAGAGCGACCTGAAGAGCAGTCGACATAGGTTGGCCATAAGCGGGGTTATTCACGTTGGTATCAGATTTGGACTTTTGTAGCTCGTCTGGAGATCATCGTAAGCCATCTTGATACAGGCTGAATGAGACTTGAGACGGCAATTACTTAGCAGATCCCAGGTGCACCCTAGTGTTTTCAGGTACTTCGCGGACTCCGCGAGACTGTCCGCAAATATAGGATACCGATATAACAGCTCGCGACCCATTGCGTGCCATTGAGCTCCTTGCTATGAACCATTAGCTTCTGCCGTCTCCGATATATCATAGTCTTACTCCAGTAAACAAGAACGCTATGTGAGACTCGTCGGTAGATCTGATTGCAGGCGTAAAGCGGTCTGCTAGGCTTCCGAGATCCTCCAAAGCATCCCCAATAGCATAGCTCCGCCATTGGAGGTGACTGCGGCGCTGACCGAGGGTATATGCCAGGTCGAGCAGATATTGACGTCGCTGACTTCTGGAGAACTCCCGCTTGTCTGATAGAAACGGCTTCCAGGTTTCTACAAGTCgctcaattccttcttcgtctgcggTTGACCACACAAGGAGCTGATGGgtttcctcctcgtcatgCAATCCATTCGGATGATCGTCGTTTGGTTGATCGCTTCCGGCATTCGTGGTATAACCACACTTCCCGTGAGCCACTAGAGCAGTGACTTCAAGCGATGGAGGTACGACCACTGTCTGATGACGGCTACCTTCGATCCCCATAAGTCGAAGCGAATTGTACGCATCGTCCAAAACAACATGGCAATTCGACCCACCGAAGCCAAACGAGCTCACAGACGCTCTTCGTAGGTCATTCTCGGGCCATGGAATAGCCTTTTGCAGAACCTATTGCGCGAAAGCAGTTAGGACGGTCGACTCAAGCTGGATACTCTTCCAAACCTTTAAATTGAGGAACTCTTCATCGATTTGAGGATTGAGGAACTGCAAGTTTCGCGAATTCGGTGGGATGATGCCTTTCTCTAATGCTAGAATTACTTTTATGACACCTGCAACCCCACTGGCTCCTTCGAGATGCCCTATGTTCGATTTGACGGATCCACTACAGTGTCTTAGGGTAGTTCTCGCTCGGAGTGACCAGGCGGGACTTACACGTATAATGGCTGCTCGGGAGACCTATACCGGCGAAAAGCCGTCCCTATCGCTCTTATTTCGATTGGGTCTCCAATTGGGGTCCCTAAGTCTGGTTAACTGAGAGGGAACTTCCTGGAGTCTCATTGAGTAAATACCAGTGCCGTGCGCTTCGAAATATCGAGTCAGTGACATATCCAGACCAGCCTTTTTGTACGTATCTCTGATCAGGCGGACCTGCGCCTCTTTGCTAGGCTGAGTGATGCCGGGTGTCTTTCCATCCTGATTAGAAGAGGATGACCTTATAACGGCCCTGATAGTGTCTCCGTCACGTATAGCATTATCGAATCGCTTGATCACTATGACACCAATTCCCTCGCCTCTTGCATATCCATTTGCACGGCTATCAAAGCTGTAGCTGTGGCTATCCGGAGATAGCAGTCCCAGATTGTCCAAGCTCATGGTCAATTCTGGGGTTAGTATCACATTGCTTCCAATTGCCAGACCCTGCCAAAACTTTAGCAAGAAAAGCCACAAGGATTTGTCCTTCTGTCAACATACCATATCAGCATCTCTACTCCAGATTGATTGGCATGTCATATCCAAGGCGATCAAGCTGCTTGAACATGCAGTATCAACCGCAGCGCTCGGGCCTAGAAGATCAAAGAACCAGCTGACTCGATTAGCAAGCATATTCCGCGACGTGCCCACGGCCGTGTATTTAGGCATATCTAGCGGATCCTTAGTCTGCAGCAAAAAGTAGTCATCGCTGAATGAGCCTGCGATCACACTCGTCTTGGAGCCGGCAACTTTCTCCATTGGAAGACCTGCGTTTTCCAGGGCTCGGTACACAGTCTCTAGGACCATACGTTGCTGGGGATCCATTGCCTCCGCTTCCGCAGCACTCATTGCGAAGAATGGCGCGTCAAATGTTGCTATATTATCCTTGAGAAAGTGTCCTCCGCGCATCGAGATGCTGTCGAGACGGTTGCGATCGGGATAGTAGTGGGCATCGATGTTCAACCGGTCGGCTGGAAACTCGGACGACACACATCTGCCATCGAGCAACATCTGCCAGAAGGAGTCTGATGAAGTTGCATCCTCGGGGAATTTAAAGGAGAAGCCTACCACCGCTAATGGTGGAAGACCGTCGGTTGATGTGATGCCTGCCATTATGAAAAGTCAATGCAGCGGCCTCGGAAAGAAAGATGATAGCGCTGAACCTGTCTAAATATAATGACGATTATCTGGTTAATATACTTCGTTTCAATGATGGACATCCTAGGGAAGAGAACCTAGCGACCGGTGGGTAATGCTGTTGTAAAGCGAAATTTGTCATTCGTCACTTGTCGAGAGCCCCAACACGGCAGGACGCCTGAACTGAACTACTAGCTGCTAGCTTGCGACGATGCAGCTCCTCATCGTGCACTTGACCACTATCATTGGCCATATTACGCTAAATGTGTTGGCTATACACCCTCCCGTCTATTTGAAATTCAACAAATAGGCAAATGAGTGCCGAGGTGACCCACAGCAGCGACAGTTGATAAATGGTTTCCATCACTTGTTTTGTCTTCCTCGAATCATTTCTCATCCGGAAGTAAGACGACAATTTCGTTGAGCAAAGATGCGCATTCTCTGGTAGGTGACCATAGCCAAGCGCCACAGGTCGAGCTGCTAACAGAGAGCAGTCTCCATGGAGCAGGCACCAACTCTCGGGTAAGCTTCGAGCCAAACGCAACATCAAGAAATAAAGAAGTTGACAAGCGTCAAAGATCTTCGAGATGCAGACAGGTAGAAacagccttctccttgcagatCGAAACTGACGGAACAGCCGCCATCAGGTACGAGCTAGCAGATAGCCACGTCTACGATTTCGTCGAAGGCATCATTCCTTGGAGCATGTACCCTGGTCCGTAGGTTTCCTGAACCTATACATAATCGGAAACTAATTTGACAGGTGTCGAAACGATCGCCTTGGACAACGAACCTGTCTTCGCTTACTTTGACGACAAAGACCCGCAGAGTGGGCTCGTCGTCTATCAGCATTTTGAACAACACCTGCGAAATGAAGGGCCATACGACGGCGTAATTGCATTCAGTCAGGCGGCAACGATGATCCTGACATACCTGATATATGTTTTCAGCAGAAGGAACCGAGGAGACGAAGTTGACTGCCCGTTCAGATTCGCTGTACTTTTCTCGATTGTCCGGCCGCCAATTGACTATGAAGAATTACAGAGGGGAAGGTTTGTAGAGGTGGACTTGGGTGATGTCAAGGATATTGTCGAGATCCCCACGGTCCATGTATGGGGTGCACTGGAAGAGAGTGCCAGCCAAGCAGCCATGGCAAGCGACGCCTGCAGGTCAGATATGAAATGGACGTATGTTCACGATCGAGGGCATGAAATTCCAGGCTCTGGGAGCAAAGATGCGGTGACAAAAACAGCAAATGCGATACGAAGGGCAATAGAGACTGCGTCGGATCATCTCGCTATTAAACAGTAGCCAAGCTCATAATCAAATCCCAAACATTATACGTCCAACACTGCCGCAATGTCTATAACTACCACCAAGAAGCTCCTATGCAGACGCCTCCAGTAGCACCCACCTTACCAACTCCGCAATGGTCCGACTCACCCTATCCGTCCGGGGAATCTCATGCCCGCCCCCATGATCAAACACCCTCCTCTTTCCCGGCTCACAAATCCCCGAAAGCTGCACCCCAGCCGCATACCTCGGATCCTTAGACCCATAAACATGCACCGTCGGAACCCCCACCGTAAACGGGCCCCGGATCGCCCCCCGaagctcctcctcatccaccgcCCCACCCCTCGACGCATCACCCATCCAACGCGCCGACCCCCTCGCCAATATCGACGCAGAATGAGCCTGCGTCGCCAACGCCTCCCTCCCGGCCCGATCGCGCTCCTTTACTGCGTCAGAAACCTCAAACCCTATGCTCTCAAGTAGCTTCAGTGGCGGCCCGCCGCAGATGAAGATCGCCGCTTTGAACGGCGGAGGCTGCGTGGGGTCCTGCGcttggtggaggaggagcatcGCGGTGCCGAGGGCGCAGCCCTGCGAGAACATCATCACCGCATCGTAGGGGCCCCGTTCTGCGATGAGGCCCTTCAGCCAGGTACAGGTTTTGGTGATTGCCTCGGGAGAATCATCTTCCCAGAAGGAGTAGTAGGGGGCGGGGTAGAAGAGGTCGATTCCCGCTGCGGCAGTGGAGGGGTAGCAGCCGTCTATGAAGTCGAAGTCGATGTCGAGGTCATTGAGGTGAGAGCGAAAGCTTGCTGGGAGGGAGAGGGGTTAGTTGCGAGCTGTTGATCAGCAAGGGCGAGCGGGGTAGGTAGATTACGGACCCGTCTGGGACTTGAATATAGCGCCGCTGGTGCCTTTGCCGTGGAGGCACAACACCTTCATTATTATGGCGGGATTGGGGTCTGCAAGTGGGATCGTAGACAGATGGGGAGATCACTCTGAAAGATGTTGAGAAAAGTATAGAATAATGCCAACCTCGCAAGACATTCACTGAGGCTGGATTCCAAAATCCTCCGTCAGCATGCCGCCCCCACTACATCTGCAGCCTGCAAGTTGGTTTGGCTTCATGTAGTTTGCCAGTTCGAATGGACATTTTCCCTGGACACAGCGATGGTTTTGCTGGCGTCAGCTTTGAGTGATTTCCCTTCGTCGATCACTGTCTATGGTTATATAGTTTAGCTGGCTGTCCTCCTTGCAAGTTATGAGACGCCatttaatatatattccAAGCAACCAATCGTAAGTTGAAGGATCAGCGCGCTATACGAAAACTAAAGAAAGCAAATCGGCGATAGAGCAAAGCAAATGTCAACAGGTGAATCTAGTCAACGACAAATAACAAAGGCAACGTGTGTTGAACACCTGCAACCCGTCGGAGCTGCCGGAAATGGTTGAGCATTCTCGGGCTCTGTTCAACATTCTACCCTAGTCTTGCACCCCACGTCCTCTACTTCATCTCCACGCTGGCATTGGCACTCATCGACAAAAGAGTACATGGCGTCAGCGTCAAACCAGCTCTCATCTCAGTATCCCCCATTGTGAGCGTTGCGTTCTTCCCGCTTCCAATCCCGTAAGCCCGCTTGATCGCCTTCCAACTTTCCACGAGCGCCAGGTACACAGCGACACATCCAAAGACGATTCCCCACTCCCATCCGATACCTTGGTGTTTGAAGACCAGTCTGTTGACGGCAGGCAAGTAGATCACCGGAAAGGCCACCACGAAGCCGGCAATCACTGCCCAAAATAGGAACCGATTTCTCCATATGGACTGCACTACAGAGAGCTTGCCGGGATATTTATCAGGATCTAGATTGAATAGAGACCGGGAGAAGTGCTTGACCTCCCATGCTGTGATCAGTAGAAGAAATGTCAGCGAGGCGTAGGTAGTAGCACGCGCTCGGAAGACGACGTTGCATGTTTCGTTCCAGCCATTGTTGCAGTCCTCTCCCAGGTCCGAAATACCAGCACCGGCCCCATAGATGACGCATACAAAGGCCACCAGGCACAAAGATCCCATGAAGGTACCGTAGATCATCTTGTCCGTGATAAGCTCTTTGGTGAAGACGCCAACCTTCAGGTCATGCGGTGGACGGTACATCAGATCAGGCTGCCCTTCTTCCAACCCTAACCCTAAAGCTAGAAACGATGAAGTGACTAGGTTGGCCCAGAGAATTTCAAGCGGCGAAAGAGGGAATATCGAGTCTCCCTGTTCATCCTTAAACGCGAGAGCTATCAACAGCAGGATCACTTGAGCGATATTTGATATAAGCAGGTGCATCAGGAACTGCAGGTGTTAGTCATGCCCATACAAAACCGCAAGTCGAGATTACCTTCTGAATATTGTCGAAAAGCCGTCTTCCCTCCTCCACTGCCTTCACGATAGATGAAAAGTTATCATCCGCGAGTACCATGTCGGCCGCTTCTTTTGCGACATCGCTGCCATTCTTGCCCATTGCAATGCCAACATCTGCGCGTTTCAGGGCGGGCGAGTCGTTGACTCCGTCGCCTGTCATCACACAGAAAGCGCCGCGTCGATGCATCGCCTCAACCATTCGAACCTTTGTTGCAGGGCTGCATCTAGCGATCACAAGAGGTAGCTGCTCAATGGCGTCTATGTCAGCATCAGACAGCTCGTCAAACTCGGCAGCAGCCATGACTACGCGACATGATCTGCTATCCAACATTGGACCAAGAATTCCGACTTCCGACGCAATTGCTGTCGCCGTCTTGATGTGGTCACCGGTGAGCATATGTACGGTGATTCCGGCCATCTGACACTTGcgcacagcagcagcggtTTCGGCGCGCGGAGGGTCGTAAAGCCCTACGAGGCCACAGAACTCAAGATTGACTTCAGCCATGGCGCGAGAGGACACTTGGGATTCGTCTTCGAGGGGTGCTCTTTTGTGTGCAATGCACAGGACACGAAGTCCTTCCCCAGCCATCCTATCAGCTTCATACtggatttcttccttttccttctcagaaATGGCGAGACCTGGCAGAACAGCTTCGGGGGCTCCCTTCGTATACACCTCGTTCATGCTCTCGCCCGAGTTTTTGTAGACGATTGTCATCCGCTTAATAGAAGAGTCAAACGGATACTCTGTGTGGAGCTGCATACCGGCTCTCTGCAGTATAGTCGATTTCTCGTAACCCACCCGCAGCGCCAAAACGTTCAGGGCGACCTCGGTGGGTTCCCCCACAGCAGTCCAGCGACCACTTGAGGGGCCAGATGGCTCCTCATTTTGGACGACTGACATATTACATAAAGAGATAGTGGTGAGAAAAGTAGAGAGAGCCGGGTTATCACAATGCTTTTCAGGAGCCCAGCCAGACCCGTTCAATTGAACTAAACCGCTGGTAGGGTCGTATGGGTCGGTGGTATCCTGAACGGTCAGAACACCAGCACCTGGTATCCACGCCGTACGTGCAATCATTCTTCCTTGCGTCAATGTTCCTGTCTTGTCAGAGCAAATGTTTGTAACACCCCCCACAGCTTCCAAACATTGCAGCTTCCGGACGATGACGTTCCCCTTGGCCATTGCTTTGGTGCCCACCGCCATGGTTATCGTGAGCACAGCAATTAAGGATTCTGGAATGACAGCGACGCCAATGGCTATTCCGTATATCAGGACTTCTCCTTCAATGTCCCACTTGTTGACCGAAAAGACGATAATAGCTAGAAGAACTGCAAGAGCAAAAAGAAGGAGCGCAAATTTACTCAACTTTACCTGTAATGGCGTACCAGCGAGACCGAGGACATTTTCCGCTGTTGATTTGACACGGCGGACGGCCTGAACGAGCCTACTGGAGTCGGCGTCGTCCGAAGTCTCCTGGAGAAGTTTAGCTATTCTGCCCACTTCGGTTTTCATTCCAGTGGCAGTGACGATTCCAGTTGCCCGTCCTTGTGTCATGCTACATCCAGAATATGCCATGTTGGTTCTGTCGCCGATGGGCATATTGTGGGAAGAAAGGACAATGTGCGGGGTCTTGTTCACAGGCAAAGATTCGCCCGTTAGCAAGGCCTCATCCATTGATACATTTGTGCCGTCTATCAATCTTAGGTCCGCAGGAACGATGTCGCCAACTGTGAGGTGAACAACGTCGCCAAGGACGACAGACTCCGCCGGGACGGAGACCACGCGGCCATCTCGCAGTACCTTACATACAGGTGCGGACAGTCGATGCAGCGACATAATTGTTTTTTctgcccggtagtcttgGACGAACCTGTGAAATATTGATCAATCTGATGCCATCAAAAACCAGAGTATGTAAGCCTACCCCACGACAATGTTGAGGACAATGACTGCTGTGATCACACCTCCCTCGATGTAATCGTGGATACCGAAGGATATTGCCATAGTGATGAGGAGGACCTGGTTCGACATTGGTATCATTTGGAGACCAGGGTGTGGCCCTGCAGGAGTGATCATACCATAGTTAGACTATTGGAAACCTGCCTCAGCAGTATTTTCCAGGTCGATACGCCCTCGATCTCCTGCACCCTGTTCGGGCCATCCCGCTCCAAGCGAGTGGCAGCTTCCCCACTTGACAGGCCATTTCTGGAAAGCCGAGTCAGAGAGACGTGATACAGACGGACAGGACCGAAAATGTTAACTTACTGAATATCGACCTGGAGTAGACTTGCCAGTCGTTCAGGAGGCAGTGTGTGTGCACAGTGAGCTGAGCTTTCATCATCGCCAAAGGCAGCGTTTGCCGACTCAATGAGGTTTGGTGTCGAGAATTCTAGAGTGGCAGGATACTCTAGCTTCTCCACGCCGAGTTCTGCTTTTACTTCACATATGTGATTGCTTGGAACGGAAGTGTGTTTGTCCGTACAAGGACATATAGGAGGCTCTGTCGATTCCTCGACATCAGGCGGAGACGTTTCAATGCCCATCCAATTAAGGTTCGTACAGATGTGGGAAACCCCTTTGATGTATATCCGACTTACAAGCCTCAGTGAATGATGATG of Aspergillus fumigatus Af293 chromosome 2, whole genome shotgun sequence contains these proteins:
- a CDS encoding type I polyketide synthase; the encoded protein is MAGITSTDGLPPLAVVGFSFKFPEDATSSDSFWQMLLDGRCVSSEFPADRLNIDAHYYPDRNRLDSISMRGGHFLKDNIATFDAPFFAMSAAEAEAMDPQQRMVLETVYRALENAGLPMEKVAGSKTSVIAGSFSDDYFLLQTKDPLDMPKYTAVGTSRNMLANRVSWFFDLLGPSAAVDTACSSSLIALDMTCQSIWSRDADMGLAIGSNVILTPELTMSLDNLGLLSPDSHSYSFDSRANGYARGEGIGVIVIKRFDNAIRDGDTIRAVIRSSSSNQDGKTPGITQPSKEAQVRLIRDTYKKAGLDMSLTRYFEAHGTGTPIGDPIEIRAIGTAFRRYRSPEQPLYVGSVKSNIGHLEGASGVAGVIKVILALEKGIIPPNSRNLQFLNPQIDEEFLNLKVLQKAIPWPENDLRRASVSSFGFGGSNCHVVLDDAYNSLRLMGIEGSRHQTVVVPPSLEVTALVAHGKCGYTTNAGSDQPNDDHPNGLHDEEETHQLLVWSTADEEGIERLVETWKPFLSDKREFSRSQRRQYLLDLAYTLGQRRSHLQWRSYAIGDALEDLGSLADRFTPAIRSTDESHIAFLFTGQGAQWHAMGRELLYRYPIFADSLAESAKYLKTLGCTWDLLNELQKSKSDTNVNNPAYGQPMSTALQVALVDLLDSWGVVPSAVVGHSSGEIAAAYCAGGLSKRSALKASYYRGFLAAKLEKLSSMKGSMLAVGLSKKDTEEYINRIQDSTLVVACINSPKSVTVSGEAEQIDTLHDLLQQDEVFSRKLMVNVAYHSSQMQKLADEYQSAMGTLEKPSCEKKKIPVMLSSVTGDWVSSLELMDPAYWVRNMVSPVLFSDAVSRICSSSRKQTRKIDRSHRYHMAINHLLEIGPHAALQGPCRDILKSINKQADIPYLSVLVRNKSAVKTALDCAGRLHCYGYPINLALVNKTAYSGTNQRHVLSNLPEYPFNHSASYWRESRKSKGYRCRRFGRLDLVGIPDPDGNPMEATWRNIIRVSEMPWVHDHKINNTILYPAAGMLVMAVEAIKQLVEPDKVIVGFNIKDAVFSSALHIPTHADGIETNLHMKRVREGKADSSGWYEFRICSYDNNTWIENSTGSIQAAFESGEMGLNTNGRVEHEWQKGLVQSYQNAAYKCSEPIDASQFYEDIFACGYHYGPNFKAITALRCDGKPNGQFVSDVRTYRWVEDASSAVAQPHTIHPTTLDAVIHMMAGIVTYGSQKKPVAVPTRIDQAWISNSGLSHPTADSIKVHASSHRSATGDARYSMTAVDCEMTRALLTIRNLRVTALESSEGVSEDDQLQTENLCHHIEWKPDLDLLENEEIRAFCGSGESISEDPVQYFTELDFLVTTYVDKVLKSIPDVKIDHPPHMQRYMEWMVDQQRALELGYSPFSSATWRNRMKDESFVNDIHAKLESTNKRGLLVSTVCRNLFKFVKGEIDPMVLLFQENLLDDSYYEMVHSLPRIRQFARYLDAQAHKNPHMKILEVGAGSGAMTQFCLKVLSTNSENDATVPRYGQWNFTDISGSFFPKAQDLFASQGTRMRFKMLDIEQDPGLEGFECGTYDMVVAFLVLHATKDLSASLKNVRKLLKPGGKLILIEITRPGAIRTTFVFGLFEGWWRGLEPYRQKNPCADPAQWDRHLKEAGFSGCDVVMDDYSHGDCQEASLILSTAVDDTPAVEKSLKISIILDPANYAQVELAGELEAQLVRAGLANVTQRPVGHSLIQEDPTNSLDITVLEGYSPHLYEINEQEFKRLQSLLSSTRNLIWVNGGGGQEPCPKYRLVDGLFRVLREENHRTRLTILSLDQKASIKHQAQQIAKLAISAVTHDTSIDTDYTELDGMLHVGRLVHATGVNQEISAKKLPQQKALRQFGAGPRLRLEIGSPGLLNTLHFVEDTSHRKPLKPTEFEVQVKSVGLNFRDVLIALGRLDSEALGAEFAGIVTKVGPSCRKFQPGDRVLACYPSRHANYVRLKENMAVIKIPDTMLSFSEAAALPVAYATAWIALNQIARLQQGETILIHSGAGGTGQAAIQIAQLLGASVFTTVSNENKKRFLVEKYNVPENHIFSSRSTLFAKGIKLLTNNKGVDVVLNSLSSEGLIASWESIAPYGRFIEIGKNDILSNAKLPMLQFEQNITFAAVDLAAMTMDRPHVVTAALETILSLLREGKISLPDPLQVYGISDIEVAFRQMQSGKNSGKAVLEMRDTDEVMTVLETRPEYLFSPNETYLIAGGLGGLGRNIARWFVERGARNLILLSRSGSQNPHAPDLIRELEAKGARVATPACDITDRECLKAVLYEFGQTMPPIKGCVQASMVVSDAHFEGISFESWKASTTPKAQGSWNLHELLPRRMNFFVLMSSVAGIYGARGASGYAAGNTFEDGLARYRVAMGEKAVSFDLGMFLNVGVLKDNLALRERTLASTVFQQITESDLHALLDIYCNPSLDEIPLLKSQVVVGMTPKLREKGMTTTEWIRRPFYQHMTLAEGTDAGILGKAEHTNFAALFASAGSVADITAAVTEQLKIKLSKMLSLPLTEIDVDKPIHQYGVDSLAAVELRNWFSRELRADIAIFDILGGANIASAVGLAVRKSDYRRAEWDLDRAQLK
- a CDS encoding putative potassium/sodium P-type ATPase; its protein translation is MGIETSPPDVEESTEPPICPCTDKHTSVPSNHICEVKAELGVEKLEYPATLEFSTPNLIESANAAFGDDESSAHCAHTLPPERLASLLQVDIQNGLSSGEAATRLERDGPNRVQEIEGVSTWKILLRQVSNSLTMVLLITMAISFGIHDYIEGGVITAVIVLNIVVGFVQDYRAEKTIMSLHRLSAPVCKVLRDGRVVSVPAESVVLGDVVHLTVGDIVPADLRLIDGTNVSMDEALLTGESLPVNKTPHIVLSSHNMPIGDRTNMAYSGCSMTQGRATGIVTATGMKTEVGRIAKLLQETSDDADSSRLVQAVRRVKSTAENVLGLAGTPLQVKLSKFALLLFALAVLLAIIVFSVNKWDIEGEVLIYGIAIGVAVIPESLIAVLTITMAVGTKAMAKGNVIVRKLQCLEAVGGVTNICSDKTGTLTQGRMIARTAWIPGAGVLTVQDTTDPYDPTSGLVQLNGSGWAPEKHCDNPALSTFLTTISLCNMSVVQNEEPSGPSSGRWTAVGEPTEVALNVLALRVGYEKSTILQRAGMQLHTEYPFDSSIKRMTIVYKNSGESMNEVYTKGAPEAVLPGLAISEKEKEEIQYEADRMAGEGLRVLCIAHKRAPLEDESQVSSRAMAEVNLEFCGLVGLYDPPRAETAAAVRKCQMAGITVHMLTGDHIKTATAIASEVGILGPMLDSRSCRVVMAAAEFDELSDADIDAIEQLPLVIARCSPATKVRMVEAMHRRGAFCVMTGDGVNDSPALKRADVGIAMGKNGSDVAKEAADMVLADDNFSSIVKAVEEGRRLFDNIQKFLMHLLISNIAQVILLLIALAFKDEQGDSIFPLSPLEILWANLVTSSFLALGLGLEEGQPDLMYRPPHDLKVGVFTKELITDKMIYGTFMGSLCLVAFVCVIYGAGAGISDLGEDCNNGWNETCNVVFRARATTYASLTFLLLITAWEVKHFSRSLFNLDPDKYPGKLSVVQSIWRNRFLFWAVIAGFVVAFPVIYLPAVNRLVFKHQGIGWEWGIVFGCVAVYLALVESWKAIKRAYGIGSGKNATLTMGDTEMRAGLTLTPCTLLSMSANASVEMK
- a CDS encoding putative EF-hand calcium-binding domain protein, which codes for MKVLCLHGKGTSGAIFKSQTASFRSHLNDLDIDFDFIDGCYPSTAAAGIDLFYPAPYYSFWEDDSPEAITKTCTWLKGLIAERGPYDAVMMFSQGCALGTAMLLLHQAQDPTQPPPFKAAIFICGGPPLKLLESIGFEVSDAVKERDRAGREALATQAHSASILARGSARWMGDASRGGAVDEEELRGAIRGPFTVGVPTVHVYGSKDPRYAAGVQLSGICEPGKRRVFDHGGGHEIPRTDRVSRTIAELVRWVLLEASA